GTAACCTACTTCTAGGCTTTAATCGCATACTTGACCTAATAATTTACCACAGGTATATCTTTGGGTTCTAGGAAGTTCTAACCTAAGTTCTACAACTATCTGAGCTTCTAGAGAAGCCTCAAAGTTCCAAGCGATTCTCTTGCTAGACACATACTCAATCGAGATCTAAACAtcgttcttatttttttcatcaattCCAATTGAGGTTTGAGAGTtgtttaaactttcaaatacCATGGATTTGTTGGACGGCTTATGTGAGCTTTAGGTGAGCAActttttcaattcttcaatCTTAGATGACTTACATTGTCATAAAAATGAATCATCGATATCCTAGATCTGGAAATGCGACTTCGTCACAATCATCTCATAGAACAGTATGGTATCATCTCTTGAAACATCACTATATAACATTATCTGGCGATCCTTCTATAGGATTATATAGTAAAATGTTCTTGGGTATAACCCCATGTGTTGGCTAGCTCAACAGTAGGGGCACCTAAGTCGCCTCGACACGCTATCCTATCTGACTAATCTAGGCCAAGCTTGACGATGTGGGTTTCTGAATACCAATCGCTCGACATGAGCACTATTAGGTCTGGCCTAGGTCtctaaataacaataatgacgcaccaaaataaatagaaagcgGTCTAGTTCTGGTAACACCATAACAACTACTCTATGCATGGTAAGCTTCCTTAGTCTTTCCTAGGTGCCGTAGAGATTAACTAGTTTTATAAGGCATCTAGACAGTTTAAATCTTGAACTCTCATTTCTAGGGCTCTTGAGGGCTAATCTTGTTACGAAGCATTATAGATTCTGTTAACTGATTTTCCTTTCACGATTTTTGGGTGCTTAGTCTACTAAAAGTGTCCTGACCGTGGTCATCGTAAAATCGTCTCAACTCTACCACCTTATCCTTATTTTAGTTCATTCATACATTTTCATACATTTTCATACAAGGAGATATGTCAATCAATCACCTGGAGTACCGTTCTTaaactcaaaaacaaaatttctggCATAGTGAAATTCATCTTCTATAGCTTTACGGTTCTAAAATCTCTTTCTAGAGGCATTTCAGGCATTTGTAAATAACACATACATCATGCATATTATTTCACCTCATTCCAATTACATAAACATACACTTTTCTAGTTATATAAGATAGTTCATGTTGGCATGTTAACATATCCCGATTTCTAATACTCgtaaaaacttcaaataattaaattaataactttggtacattaattaataaattaatattatttaaatacatataattaaattaatgttttaattaacaataaattgggtaattaaaattttcaaaataaactaatttaaaaagttgagtgaataaattatgaaatgataaCAAACCCCACTTGCTAACATAAATACATGGGGGTGAGGCAATGAGTTCCCATTGGTTCATCTTCATTAGCTATGTCCGTGACGCAAGAAAATGGGAGCTTCCAAACTGAAACAAACCCAATGGCCACAACGACAGCCCACAGCCCCACGATTAAGCCTCTAACCAATGGCATAGTAGCCGCGGATAATAGCGCCCACGCACCGCTCATAATTCCACCGCCCACCACACTCCCCTCGACGCTGGGCCACTACCTAGCGCGTCGGCTTGTCCAAATTGGTGTCTCGGATATCTTTTCAGTTCCGGGAGACTCAAATCTCGTGCTCCTCGACTACTTCGTGGCGGAAAAAGGAATTAACCTTGTGGGGTGCTGCAGCGAGCTCAATGCTGGGTATGCGGCTGATGGGTACGCTAGGCGACGTGGGGTTGGAGCCTGCGCTGTCAGCTTCAGTGTTGGTGGGCTGAGCCTGATCAACGCCATCGCCGGTGCTTACTCTGAGGATCTTCCCGTGATTTGCATTGTGGGGGGACCAAATTCTAATGATTATGGGAGTAAGAGGATTATTCATCATACTATTGGGTTGCCGGATTTCGGACAAGAACTCCGATGCTTTCAAAATCTCACGTGCTATCAGGTCATCATCGACAATCTGGAAGACGCACAGTGGCAGATAGACACTGCAATTTCAAAGTGCTTAGAAGAGAGCAAACCAGTTTACATTAGCATTTGCTGCAACGTTGTGTCCATTCCTCACCCTTCTTTCTCTATCCAACCACTCATCCCTTTCTCTACCAATTGTTTGTACATGCAAACTAACCAATTGAGTTTGGAGGTGGCAGTGGCCAAGGCAGCTCAGCTTCTAAATAGCGCCCTAAAGCCCGTCATCGTCGCCGGGAAGAAGCTACGACCCGCCAAAGCACAAGACGCGTTCCTCGAGCTAGCCGACACATGTGGCTATGCTGTGGCCGTTATGCCGTCGGCCAAAGGTAGAAACATAAGTGGGATCAAAAgtccaattttaattaatgtttacCATGtttaaagaataagaaatatcttaaatcaaatttcataataggTTTGGTCTCCGAGGACCACGCTCATTTCATCGGAACTTATTGGGGAACGATCAGCACGGCGTTTTGTGGTGAGACGGTGGAAATAGCGGACGCTTCCATCTTTGTTGGAGCCAGTTTAGATGAATTGGAA
This sequence is a window from Cucurbita pepo subsp. pepo cultivar mu-cu-16 chromosome LG19, ASM280686v2, whole genome shotgun sequence. Protein-coding genes within it:
- the LOC111781622 gene encoding pyruvate decarboxylase 1-like, which codes for MATTTAHSPTIKPLTNGIVAADNSAHAPLIIPPPTTLPSTLGHYLARRLVQIGVSDIFSVPGDSNLVLLDYFVAEKGINLVGCCSELNAGYAADGYARRRGVGACAVSFSVGGLSLINAIAGAYSEDLPVICIVGGPNSNDYGSKRIIHHTIGLPDFGQELRCFQNLTCYQVIIDNLEDAQWQIDTAISKCLEESKPVYISICCNVVSIPHPSFSIQPLIPFSTNCLYMQTNQLSLEVAVAKAAQLLNSALKPVIVAGKKLRPAKAQDAFLELADTCGYAVAVMPSAKGLVSEDHAHFIGTYWGTISTAFCGETVEIADASIFVGASLDELETVAFTLTYKKNKAIMVETDRVVFPNGRTFVSILMKDFLRALAKRVKPNPTAYENYRRIYVPECSPPESDPSEALRVNVLFKHIQKMLSSQMSVISETGDSWFHCQKLKLPKSCGYEMQLLYASIGWSLGATLGYAQAAPQDRVILCVGDGSFQMTPQEVSTMIKLGQKNIIFLINNGGYTIEVELHDGPYNVIKNWDYTAIVNAMHNGDGNCWTTKVHTEEELVNAIEIAMGDRNDCLCFIEVIVHRDDTSKELLEFGNKLVACSTRPPRL